Proteins from one Staphylococcus sp. IVB6214 genomic window:
- the lpdA gene encoding dihydrolipoyl dehydrogenase, translated as MVVGDFPIETDTIVIGAGPGGYVAAIRAAQLGQKVTIVEKGNLGGVCLNVGCIPSKALLNASHRYDHAQHGEELGITAENVTLDFGKVQEFKGSVVNKLTGGVEGLLKGNKVEIVKGEAYFVDGNSLRVMDESSAQTYNFKNAIIATGSRPIEIPNFKFGGRVLDSTGALNLQEVPKKLVVVGGGYIGSELGTAYANFGTEVTILEGAKEILGGFEKQMVAPVKKKMKAKGMTIETEALAKSAEETDNGVKVTYEVKGEEKTIEADYVLVTVGRRPNTDELGLEEAGVKLTDRGLVEVDKQGRSSVNSIFAIGDIVPGLPLAHKASYEAKVAAEAIAGQNAEVDYIGMPAVCFTEPELAQVGYTEAQAKEEGIAYKASKFPYQANGRALSLNDTDGFVKLITLKEDDTLIGAQVVGTSASDVISELGLAIEAGMNAEDIALTVHAHPTLGEMSMEAAEKAIGLPIHTM; from the coding sequence ATGGTAGTCGGAGATTTTCCAATTGAAACAGATACTATTGTCATCGGAGCAGGTCCTGGTGGATATGTTGCCGCAATTCGTGCAGCACAATTAGGACAAAAAGTAACAATCGTTGAGAAAGGCAACCTTGGTGGTGTTTGTCTTAACGTTGGGTGTATCCCATCAAAAGCACTTTTAAATGCGTCTCATCGTTATGATCACGCACAACACGGTGAAGAGTTAGGTATTACAGCTGAAAACGTAACTTTAGACTTTGGTAAAGTTCAAGAGTTCAAAGGTTCTGTTGTAAACAAATTAACAGGCGGTGTTGAAGGGTTACTTAAAGGTAACAAAGTTGAAATTGTTAAAGGTGAAGCTTACTTCGTTGACGGTAACAGCTTACGTGTTATGGACGAGTCAAGTGCACAAACTTACAACTTCAAAAACGCGATTATTGCAACTGGTTCACGCCCAATTGAAATTCCTAACTTCAAATTCGGTGGCCGTGTATTAGATTCAACAGGTGCATTAAACTTACAAGAAGTACCTAAAAAATTAGTTGTAGTCGGTGGCGGTTACATCGGTTCTGAGTTAGGTACAGCTTACGCTAACTTCGGTACTGAAGTAACAATTCTTGAAGGTGCAAAAGAAATCCTTGGTGGATTCGAAAAACAAATGGTTGCACCAGTTAAGAAGAAAATGAAAGCTAAAGGTATGACAATTGAAACAGAAGCTTTAGCAAAATCAGCTGAAGAAACTGACAACGGCGTAAAAGTAACTTATGAAGTAAAAGGCGAAGAGAAAACAATCGAAGCTGACTACGTATTAGTTACTGTTGGTCGTCGTCCAAACACTGATGAACTCGGCTTAGAAGAAGCTGGCGTTAAACTTACAGATCGTGGTTTAGTTGAAGTTGACAAACAAGGTCGTTCTTCAGTAAACAGTATCTTTGCAATTGGTGACATTGTTCCGGGTCTTCCATTAGCACATAAAGCAAGCTATGAAGCAAAAGTAGCAGCAGAAGCAATTGCAGGACAAAATGCAGAAGTAGACTACATTGGTATGCCTGCTGTATGCTTCACTGAGCCTGAACTTGCACAAGTAGGTTACACAGAAGCTCAAGCAAAAGAAGAAGGTATTGCGTACAAAGCTTCTAAATTCCCTTACCAAGCAAATGGTCGTGCGTTATCATTAAATGATACAGACGGTTTCGTTAAGTTAATCACACTTAAAGAAGACGACACATTAATCGGTGCACAAGTAGTTGGTACAAGTGCTTCTGACGTTATCTCTGAATTAGGTCTTGCTATTGAAGCAGGTATGAATGCGGAAGATATCGCATTAACAGTTCACGCTCACCCAACATTAGGTGAAATGAGCATGGAAGCTGCTGAAAAAGCAATCGGTTTACCAATTCACACAATGTAA
- a CDS encoding UPF0223 family protein — MEYQYPIDVDWTQEEMVDVISFFNAIESYYESSVERETLMARYRAFKKVVPGKADEKNIFSEFKSSSGYDSYLVVKKAKNETEQKTLRNR; from the coding sequence ATGGAATATCAATATCCAATTGATGTTGATTGGACGCAAGAAGAAATGGTTGATGTGATCTCATTCTTCAATGCGATCGAATCATACTATGAATCTTCAGTCGAACGTGAGACATTGATGGCGCGTTATCGTGCGTTTAAAAAGGTTGTTCCAGGTAAAGCAGACGAGAAAAATATCTTCTCTGAATTTAAATCGAGCAGCGGTTATGATAGCTATCTCGTAGTGAAAAAAGCAAAGAATGAAACAGAGCAGAAAACTTTGCGTAATCGCTAA
- a CDS encoding XRE family transcriptional regulator yields MEIGQKIRNLRHLKNLTQEELGERTDLSKGYISQIESNKTSPSMETFLNILEVLGTTPRDFFEQQEVTKVHYPKHEQLTYDESDKGYFLQWPVKTSNEFDMEPLILKLQPQASYKTFEASMSDTFIYCLEGTVTLTLGDEFFEAQQGDALYFKATHAHKLSNHGDVEARLLLVATSSYL; encoded by the coding sequence GTGGAAATTGGTCAAAAGATAAGAAATTTGCGCCATCTTAAGAATTTGACGCAAGAAGAATTAGGTGAACGAACTGATTTGTCTAAAGGGTATATCTCACAAATAGAGAGCAATAAAACTTCTCCAAGCATGGAGACATTTCTCAATATCCTAGAGGTTCTGGGTACAACACCTCGTGATTTTTTTGAACAGCAAGAAGTAACGAAGGTGCATTACCCTAAGCATGAACAACTCACATATGACGAAAGTGACAAAGGATATTTTCTGCAATGGCCAGTGAAAACATCAAACGAATTTGACATGGAGCCTCTCATTCTAAAGTTACAACCACAAGCCTCGTATAAGACATTTGAAGCTTCAATGTCGGATACATTTATTTACTGCTTAGAAGGTACAGTGACTTTGACATTGGGAGATGAATTCTTTGAAGCCCAACAAGGTGATGCGCTTTATTTTAAAGCAACACATGCACATAAATTATCGAATCATGGAGATGTTGAAGCACGTCTACTACTTGTCGCAACATCATCTTACTTATAG
- a CDS encoding ABC transporter ATP-binding protein produces MAPLLTFEQVTKVYDGSTILDGIDIEIESGYFYTILGPSGCGKTTMLKLIAGFESPDAGKIVYLGKTINDLPANKRQVNTVFQDYALFPHLNVYDNVAFGLKLKKLNKKTIDAKVKDALKLVKLESYIHSPIQALSGGQKQRIAIARAIVNEPEILLLDESLSALDLKLRTEMQYELREIQSRLGITFVFVTHDQEEALALSDYIFVMRKGKVEQFGTPTDIYDEPVNRYVADFIGESNIIEGTMIEDFVVNIYGQDFDCVDQDIPANTAVDVVIRPEDISLVPEAQGLFQATVTSTLFRGVHYEIICEDHKGYEWTIQSTKNAEIGSRVGLDFEPEAIHIMVPGETEEEFDARIEGYGDGNDETS; encoded by the coding sequence GTGGCACCTTTATTAACATTTGAACAGGTTACCAAAGTGTATGATGGTTCAACCATTTTAGACGGTATCGATATTGAAATAGAATCAGGCTATTTTTATACAATACTAGGTCCTTCTGGATGTGGTAAAACAACAATGCTCAAACTCATTGCAGGCTTTGAATCACCGGATGCAGGAAAGATTGTTTATCTTGGTAAAACAATCAATGATCTTCCTGCTAACAAACGTCAAGTTAATACAGTATTCCAAGATTACGCATTATTTCCGCATTTGAATGTGTATGATAATGTCGCATTTGGACTGAAGCTAAAAAAGCTAAACAAAAAGACGATTGACGCCAAAGTGAAAGATGCGTTGAAACTTGTGAAGTTGGAATCTTATATTCATAGTCCTATACAAGCTTTGAGTGGCGGACAAAAGCAACGTATTGCAATTGCACGTGCGATTGTGAACGAACCAGAAATTCTATTGTTAGATGAGTCGCTATCTGCTTTGGATCTCAAATTGCGAACGGAAATGCAATATGAACTGAGAGAGATTCAATCTCGATTAGGGATCACATTTGTATTCGTAACACACGATCAGGAAGAGGCATTAGCCCTGAGTGATTATATTTTTGTGATGCGTAAAGGTAAAGTCGAGCAATTCGGAACGCCGACAGATATTTATGATGAACCGGTGAATCGTTATGTTGCAGACTTCATTGGTGAGTCTAATATTATTGAAGGGACAATGATTGAGGACTTTGTCGTAAATATTTACGGACAAGATTTTGACTGTGTCGACCAAGATATTCCAGCGAATACAGCAGTAGATGTAGTCATTCGACCAGAAGATATTTCACTCGTTCCAGAAGCGCAAGGGCTGTTTCAAGCAACAGTTACGTCAACACTTTTTCGCGGTGTACACTATGAAATTATTTGTGAAGACCACAAAGGATATGAATGGACGATTCAATCAACGAAAAATGCAGAAATTGGTTCACGTGTCGGTCTCGACTTTGAACCGGAAGCGATCCATATTATGGTACCGGGTGAAACTGAAGAAGAATTTGATGCACGTATAGAAGGATATGGAGATGGTAACGATGAGACATCTTAA
- a CDS encoding ABC transporter permease: MRHLNRWLAIPYWLWMIGFIIVPVAMLIYFSFIDIEGHFSLTNYAQFLSWRYMRMLLESIIYAAMITLICLLFSYPAAYFIRQSKHAASWLLVMIIPTWMNLLLKTYAFIGIFSHDGVINQLLRFLHIPTQTILFTAPAFVLVAAYIYLPFMLLPIYNSMKDIPDQLFYAAQDLGASPITIVRKVLFPLSIEGVKTGIQVTFIPALSLFMITRLIAGNKVINIGTAIEEQFLVIQNFGMGATIALFLVLFMMITLIFTRTKDQGGISR, translated from the coding sequence ATGAGACATCTTAATCGATGGTTAGCCATTCCATATTGGCTATGGATGATTGGTTTTATTATTGTGCCTGTGGCAATGTTAATCTACTTTTCTTTTATAGATATAGAAGGACACTTTTCATTAACGAACTATGCACAATTTTTATCATGGCGTTATATGCGCATGTTACTAGAATCGATTATATACGCAGCGATGATTACTTTGATCTGTTTATTGTTTAGTTATCCAGCTGCTTACTTTATTCGTCAATCAAAGCATGCAGCAAGTTGGTTATTAGTCATGATTATTCCTACGTGGATGAATCTACTACTAAAGACATATGCATTTATTGGCATTTTCAGTCATGATGGAGTTATCAACCAATTGTTGAGATTTTTGCATATACCCACACAAACAATTTTATTTACAGCACCAGCATTTGTTCTAGTCGCAGCATATATTTATTTACCATTTATGTTACTACCTATTTATAACAGTATGAAAGATATCCCTGATCAGTTATTTTATGCTGCTCAAGACTTAGGCGCTAGCCCAATCACCATTGTGCGAAAAGTACTCTTTCCGCTATCCATTGAAGGGGTTAAAACAGGTATTCAAGTGACTTTTATCCCAGCGTTATCATTATTCATGATTACACGTTTAATCGCAGGAAATAAAGTCATCAATATCGGTACAGCGATTGAAGAACAGTTCTTAGTGATTCAAAACTTTGGAATGGGTGCAACTATTGCACTATTTCTCGTATTGTTTATGATGATTACGCTCATTTTCACACGGACGAAAGATCAAGGGGGAATATCACGATGA
- a CDS encoding ABC transporter permease: MKWYGKTYLYILLVVLYLPIFFLMLYSFNSAGNMIHFEKFTLEHYETLFANKRLLQVVFNTIAVALIAAAISTIIGLFGALALYHIRQQMLKVSLLTLNNVLMVSSDVVIGASFLIMFTAIGHYTGFSLGFTSVLISHIAFCIPIVVIVILPKLYEMNHSIINAGRDLGATEWQLFTKILIPQLMPGIVGGFFMALTYSLDDFTVSFFVTGNGFSVLSVEVYSMARRGVSMEINAISTLLFVVIMMGLIGYQLMQRRQRKQQLKRRGVAQ; the protein is encoded by the coding sequence ATGAAATGGTACGGTAAAACATATCTATATATCCTACTCGTCGTATTATATTTGCCAATCTTTTTCTTGATGTTGTACTCCTTTAACAGTGCGGGAAATATGATTCACTTTGAAAAGTTTACATTGGAACACTATGAAACGTTATTTGCAAATAAACGATTACTTCAAGTTGTGTTTAATACGATTGCAGTAGCATTGATTGCCGCAGCGATATCTACAATCATTGGGTTGTTTGGTGCACTGGCTTTGTACCATATACGTCAACAGATGCTTAAAGTATCATTGCTCACGCTGAATAATGTACTCATGGTATCATCTGATGTTGTGATTGGTGCTTCATTTTTAATTATGTTTACAGCAATCGGTCACTATACAGGATTTAGCTTAGGATTTACATCTGTCTTGATCTCGCATATTGCATTTTGTATACCTATTGTGGTGATTGTCATTTTACCAAAACTTTATGAGATGAATCACTCAATTATTAACGCTGGAAGAGATTTAGGTGCAACGGAATGGCAGTTATTTACGAAAATATTAATTCCACAATTGATGCCCGGCATTGTAGGTGGATTTTTTATGGCACTCACATATTCGCTTGATGACTTTACAGTGAGCTTCTTCGTTACAGGGAATGGTTTTAGTGTGTTATCTGTTGAAGTGTATTCAATGGCTCGACGTGGTGTCAGCATGGAAATCAATGCGATATCAACCTTGTTGTTCGTGGTAATAATGATGGGGTTAATTGGTTATCAACTGATGCAGAGACGACAGCGTAAACAACAGTTAAAGAGACGAGGTGTGGCACAATGA
- a CDS encoding spermidine/putrescine ABC transporter substrate-binding protein — MKQFVQLIGGALLFGMLSLAIGYWISHDNVKEEQEELYVYNWGEYIDPALLQKFEKQTGIKVIYETFDSNEAMEAKIRNGGTHYDVAFPSDYTIEKMKQSNLLIPLDHEQIPNMKHLDAHYMNQPFDRKNVYSVPYFFGTVGILYDQEKYPDMKFEHWSDLKDPRLANDVIFVDGAREVMGLGLNSLGYSLNDTDSKHLSEAEEHLKTYVPNIRGVVGDEVTMMLEQHEASVAVMWSGSAAPLFQEDDRFDYVVPKDGSNLWFDNMVIPKTAQNVEGAHKFINFMHDPEVNRQNAEWVAYGTPNKTARNLLPEEIKNDERVYPSEETQKRLEVYENLGTDVLSEYNERFLNFKMAL; from the coding sequence ATGAAGCAATTTGTACAATTGATAGGCGGGGCCCTCCTATTTGGTATGTTAAGTCTTGCGATTGGTTATTGGATCAGTCATGATAACGTCAAAGAAGAACAAGAAGAGTTATATGTTTATAACTGGGGAGAGTATATTGATCCGGCATTGCTTCAAAAGTTTGAAAAACAGACGGGAATTAAGGTTATTTATGAAACATTTGATTCAAATGAAGCAATGGAAGCCAAGATCAGAAATGGCGGGACGCATTATGATGTTGCATTTCCAAGTGATTACACGATAGAGAAGATGAAACAGTCAAACTTATTGATACCTTTGGATCACGAACAAATTCCGAACATGAAACATTTAGACGCACATTATATGAATCAACCTTTTGATCGAAAGAATGTTTATTCAGTCCCATACTTTTTTGGTACGGTCGGAATTCTTTATGATCAAGAAAAGTATCCTGATATGAAGTTCGAACATTGGTCAGATCTTAAAGACCCACGATTGGCCAATGATGTAATTTTTGTCGATGGTGCTCGTGAAGTGATGGGGTTAGGTTTGAATAGTCTTGGGTATAGTTTGAATGACACGGACTCGAAACATTTAAGTGAAGCAGAAGAACATCTCAAAACATACGTCCCAAATATACGAGGTGTTGTTGGAGATGAAGTGACAATGATGCTTGAGCAGCATGAGGCAAGTGTTGCTGTCATGTGGAGTGGTTCAGCTGCTCCGTTGTTCCAAGAAGACGATCGATTTGATTATGTTGTTCCCAAAGATGGATCTAATCTATGGTTTGATAATATGGTCATCCCAAAAACAGCACAGAATGTTGAAGGTGCGCATAAGTTTATTAACTTTATGCATGATCCAGAAGTGAATCGTCAAAATGCGGAATGGGTTGCATATGGGACGCCAAATAAAACAGCGAGAAATCTGTTACCGGAAGAGATTAAGAATGACGAACGTGTCTATCCTAGTGAAGAAACGCAAAAGCGCTTAGAAGTGTACGAGAATCTTGGTACAGATGTACTGAGTGAATACAATGAGCGATTCTTGAATTTCAAGATGGCTTTATAA
- a CDS encoding DUF4064 domain-containing protein, which produces MTGEMYTQIRRPVNRLAEKILGWLSWLLILGATVIAMFFGLVLFSNENSIQRLEVELANNPTVQEILANYNLTATELVIQLQNGVWAFIVYLIVCLLISFLALISMNHRILSGILFLIVSFITLPLIVMLVPIFFFIIALMMFGRKERIESVPMYDAYEFEPQRPVYVETEREPVPPQREVDYYDAHEEKMEQPTDPSNMSRTAKYHHKQSDVQATTEDELRTDSTNVEDSYNTDHISQNDDAPYTYESIEDTVPLSKEAVKQQKKEEKAQLKAERKAARKAKKAYEKEQRQNRPSASSQRRQNYEDRMKKQQERTEQDETNKDQS; this is translated from the coding sequence ATGACAGGTGAGATGTATACACAAATTAGACGACCTGTGAATCGACTAGCTGAAAAAATATTAGGCTGGTTAAGTTGGTTATTAATATTAGGGGCAACCGTCATTGCTATGTTCTTTGGACTTGTCTTATTCAGTAATGAGAACTCCATTCAGAGATTAGAAGTTGAACTCGCAAATAATCCAACAGTACAGGAGATTTTAGCAAATTATAATTTAACAGCAACAGAATTAGTAATCCAATTACAAAATGGTGTATGGGCATTTATTGTTTATTTAATTGTCTGCTTATTGATTTCATTTTTAGCATTGATTTCAATGAATCATCGCATTCTTTCAGGTATATTATTTTTGATTGTCTCTTTCATCACATTGCCATTGATTGTGATGCTCGTTCCAATATTCTTCTTCATCATTGCTTTGATGATGTTTGGTCGTAAAGAACGTATTGAATCTGTACCTATGTATGATGCATACGAATTTGAACCACAACGACCTGTTTATGTTGAAACAGAAAGAGAACCAGTCCCACCACAACGAGAAGTCGATTATTATGATGCACATGAGGAAAAGATGGAGCAACCTACAGATCCGTCTAACATGTCTCGAACAGCGAAGTATCATCACAAACAATCCGATGTGCAAGCAACAACTGAAGACGAACTCCGTACAGATAGCACGAACGTTGAAGACTCGTATAATACGGATCATATATCACAAAATGACGATGCACCATATACGTATGAATCGATTGAAGATACGGTACCATTGTCGAAAGAGGCAGTGAAACAACAGAAAAAAGAAGAAAAAGCACAATTGAAGGCAGAACGTAAAGCAGCACGCAAAGCGAAAAAAGCTTATGAGAAGGAGCAACGTCAAAACAGACCGAGCGCCTCATCACAACGTCGTCAAAATTATGAAGACCGTATGAAGAAACAACAGGAACGTACGGAACAAGATGAAACGAATAAAGACCAGTCTTAA
- a CDS encoding DUF4064 domain-containing protein — protein sequence MSENYTYQSYEAPEQQQVQEKHPIPPNKPFKRTIEKSLTWIGLVLHLIWGLLIAFGTSMLPKIQSESPELRKALIEEGYDPELLNKIDPTSMIIIAIVMTVIPFILALIAVFLFKKSVLAGILLILAAVLGVVMSGSFIAALLWFVAAIMLFVRKPKDSKYVVSNDEHRTF from the coding sequence ATGTCAGAGAACTATACATATCAGTCATACGAAGCACCTGAACAACAACAAGTACAAGAGAAACATCCCATTCCACCAAACAAACCATTTAAAAGAACGATTGAAAAATCATTAACTTGGATCGGACTTGTATTGCATCTTATTTGGGGATTGTTAATTGCATTTGGCACATCAATGCTCCCAAAAATTCAATCAGAAAGCCCAGAGTTACGTAAAGCATTGATTGAAGAAGGGTATGATCCAGAGTTATTAAATAAAATTGATCCAACATCAATGATTATCATAGCGATTGTGATGACGGTCATTCCGTTTATCTTAGCTTTAATTGCCGTCTTTTTATTCAAAAAATCTGTTCTAGCAGGTATTTTACTTATTTTGGCGGCTGTATTAGGTGTTGTGATGAGTGGTAGCTTTATCGCTGCACTGTTATGGTTTGTGGCAGCAATCATGTTATTTGTTCGCAAGCCGAAAGACTCGAAATATGTCGTGTCTAATGATGAACATCGTACATTTTAA
- a CDS encoding DUF1054 domain-containing protein, whose amino-acid sequence MVRYTFKQDDFKVFEVEGLAERMAALDAHIRPQLRALGDYFSEYLESVTGETFYPHVAKHARRTVNPPKDTWVAIATNPRGYKMLPHFQIGLFEDHLFVMYGMMHENPNKTNDVQVFEKNWETLITLPPDFQISLDHTKPDKSKISHLSEADVEKGIQRAKNVKKGEFFVARSLTPDAPELADDDTFIAFLEETFDYLIKFYR is encoded by the coding sequence ATGGTACGTTATACATTCAAACAAGATGATTTTAAAGTTTTTGAAGTTGAAGGATTAGCTGAACGCATGGCAGCACTTGATGCACATATTCGGCCACAACTTCGTGCACTCGGTGATTATTTTTCTGAATATCTTGAAAGCGTGACAGGAGAAACATTTTATCCGCACGTTGCTAAACATGCACGTCGTACAGTCAATCCTCCTAAAGATACATGGGTTGCCATTGCGACAAATCCACGTGGATATAAGATGCTTCCACATTTTCAAATAGGTTTATTTGAAGATCATCTTTTCGTAATGTATGGCATGATGCACGAGAACCCAAATAAAACGAATGACGTTCAAGTGTTTGAAAAAAATTGGGAGACTTTGATTACATTACCGCCTGACTTTCAAATATCTCTGGATCATACAAAACCAGATAAATCTAAAATCAGTCATTTATCTGAAGCAGATGTTGAAAAAGGCATTCAACGTGCTAAAAATGTTAAAAAGGGCGAATTTTTCGTTGCACGTTCTCTAACCCCTGATGCACCTGAACTTGCAGATGATGACACATTCATCGCATTTCTTGAAGAAACGTTTGACTATCTCATTAAGTTTTATCGCTAA
- a CDS encoding inositol monophosphatase family protein, whose protein sequence is MHLYDYAKQLVLEAGNHLRKMMSEAIDIETKSNPNDLVTNVDKAVEQFLFDEIKTTYPSHQIIGEEGHGHDLNDLQGTVWVIDPIDGTLNFVHQSENFAISIGIFKDGKAYAGFVYDVMADTLYHAKAGFGAYRNEHLLEPIADTELHKSIIGMNPNWLAAKKITPVLAPIISDSRTARAYGSAALEIVYVAMGQLAAYITPRLQPWDFAGGMIILHEVGGVATNFMGDPLTITHPDSVVVGNQAVHETIMKQYMQPHHDFLAPWHTNYRS, encoded by the coding sequence ATGCATTTATACGATTATGCAAAACAGCTTGTGTTAGAAGCAGGCAATCATTTGCGCAAGATGATGAGTGAAGCGATAGATATAGAAACGAAATCAAATCCTAACGATCTCGTAACAAATGTTGATAAAGCGGTGGAACAATTCCTGTTCGATGAGATAAAAACGACGTATCCAAGTCATCAAATCATCGGAGAAGAAGGACATGGACACGATCTGAATGACTTGCAAGGGACTGTTTGGGTGATAGATCCAATTGATGGAACATTAAACTTTGTGCATCAAAGCGAAAACTTTGCGATCTCAATTGGTATTTTTAAGGATGGAAAAGCTTATGCGGGATTTGTCTATGATGTGATGGCAGATACGTTATATCATGCTAAAGCAGGCTTTGGAGCTTATCGAAATGAGCACTTACTTGAACCGATTGCAGATACGGAGTTACATAAAAGTATCATCGGAATGAATCCAAATTGGTTAGCTGCGAAAAAAATCACACCTGTATTAGCGCCGATTATTAGTGATTCAAGAACAGCGCGTGCTTATGGATCTGCGGCATTGGAGATTGTTTATGTGGCAATGGGTCAATTGGCTGCATATATTACACCAAGACTACAACCGTGGGACTTTGCAGGTGGTATGATTATTTTACATGAAGTGGGTGGTGTAGCGACGAACTTTATGGGAGATCCACTCACAATCACACATCCGGATTCTGTCGTTGTAGGGAATCAAGCGGTTCATGAGACGATTATGAAGCAATATATGCAACCGCATCATGATTTCTTAGCACCGTGGCATACGAATTATCGAAGTTAA
- a CDS encoding YlaF family protein, whose amino-acid sequence MQKSKTIFLVLAIIAVFFLTMFSFAIAAGSLLWMIITFALMMATFGYGFTLKKKYRENDWL is encoded by the coding sequence ATGCAAAAATCTAAAACTATTTTTCTTGTTTTGGCGATTATTGCCGTTTTCTTTCTAACAATGTTTAGTTTTGCCATTGCTGCTGGCAGCTTATTATGGATGATCATTACATTCGCATTGATGATGGCAACATTCGGCTATGGCTTTACATTAAAAAAGAAATATCGTGAGAACGACTGGTTATAA